The following coding sequences are from one Biomphalaria glabrata chromosome 8, xgBioGlab47.1, whole genome shotgun sequence window:
- the LOC106061457 gene encoding mitochondria-eating protein-like: MADSLRRLVNIGTFSVLQEKLEKWLSDYYINTCDQNTARCCEIIELNAKVQGQLFKLLSLCAQEGGLYGGANIIKSRLLPWLGQNFFTSGGAVTADTSLSVLAEAAAKDRELSELQEMYEKSLDELDVELQKARTENQDLKDELQEAKLELNRSLRESTSDKMFTELEVNDLKRKLAAAEEENRLLRSKSGLLAEYQTEIRRLRDDIALLTARRDVLIKSPPDISTYERLERSSKLDDKLSDLNLYYRYVPGPTSPLSIDDTIQRIRQQNLVARFNDMFAQDRLTTMDTLRRYSDDLENNQRIVFSIMQEAFNVAKLEFRQFKMKTRANLAKTHFGPDTLEEAVQDYINRNTDLYDLPSMVSDVIRALNRNPKIFLPPDVSFAICQPLIREAVKLAWQMSALAHPLDIAVATDAELFDDTKYRRSYDSEYTAPLVNHHIWPALIQGVRTLVKGEAVTRRGASLGTPRRSRSPARATSPFRSVSPRSRSVSPSRFRSRSPSPLRRGLSPTRRSRLV, translated from the exons ATGGCGGATTCCCTGAGGAGACTTGTAAATATTGGTACATTTTCAGTATTGCAAGAGAAATTGGAGAAATGGTTAAGTGACTACTAT ATCAACACATGTGACCAAAACACTGCCCGTTGCTGTGAGATTATAGAGCTCAATGCCAAGGTTCAAGGACAGCTGTTCAAACTCCTCAGCCTTTGCGCCCAAGAAG GAGGTTTGTATGGTGGTGCTAACATTATCAAGTCTAGGCTACTGCCATGGCTCGGCCAGAATTTCTTCACGTCTGGTGGAGCAGTCACAGCAGACACCAGTCTGAGTGTCCTGGCTGAGGCTGCTGCCAAAGATAGAGAGTTGTCTGAACTGCAGGAGATGTACGAGAAGTCCCTGGATGAGCTGGATGTAGAGTTGCAGAAAGCTAGAACTGAGAACCAGGATCTAAAGGATGA ACTGCAAGAAGCTAAACTAGAACTAAACAGAAGTTTGAGAGAATCAACCAGTGACAAAATGTTTACAGAACTGGAAGTCAATGATCTAAAACGCAA ACTTGCCGCAGCTGAAGAAGAGAACAGACTGTTGAGATCAAAGTCGGGGCTGCTGGCAGAGTATCAGACTGAAATTCGACGTCTGCGAGATGACATTGCCTTACTTACTGCTCGCAGGGATGTGCTGATTAAGTCTCCCCCCGACATTTCAACTTACGAGAGACTAGAACGATCATCAAAACTAGATGATAAATTGAG TGACCTTAACCTTTACTATCGGTATGTGCCTGGACCCACTTCTCCACTATCTATTGATGATACCATCCAGCGTATCCGGCAGCAAAACCTGGTAGCCAGATTCAATGACATGTTTGCTCAGGACAGACTGACCACCATGGACACACTCAGACGCTACTCAGATGATCTTGAAAATAACCAAAGAATTGTTTTCTCAATTATGCAG GAAGCATTCAATGTTGCCAAATTAGAATTTAGACAGTTCAAGATGAAAACTCGTGCCAACCTGGCCAAGACTCACTTTGGGCCAGATACATTGGAAGAAGCTGTGCAAGATTACATCAAcagaaacacagacctatatgaCCTTCCATCTATGGTTTCA GATGTGATCAGAGCACTGAATAGAAACCCCAAGATCTTCCTGCCCCCAGATGTTTCTTTTGCCATCTGCCAGCCATTAATCCGTGAAGCAGTCAAGCTGGCATGGCAGATGAGTGCCCTGGCCCATCCACTGGACATTGCAGTGGCCACTGATGCAGAACTGTTTGACGATACAAA ATATAGACGCAGCTATGATTCAGAGTACACTGCTCCATTAGTCAACCATCACATTTGGCCTGCTCTGATTCAGGGAGTTAGAACTTTAGTGAAGGGAGAAGCTGTAACTCGACGTGGAGCCTCTTTG GGTACACCTCGTCGTTCTAGAAGTCCAGCTCGTGCCACCAGCCCATTCCGCTCTGTGTCTCCTAGGAGCCGCTCAGTTAGTCCCAGCAGATTTAGAAGCCGTTCACCCAGTCCACTTAGACGAGGCTTATCTCCGACCAGAAGAAGTAGATTAGTCTAA
- the LOC106061458 gene encoding glucosamine-6-phosphate isomerase 2-like, with protein sequence MRLVIHDNYDQVSEWAAKYVRKCIINFKAGPEKYFTLGLPTGSTPLGMYKKLIEFHRAGKLSFKYVKTFNMDEYVALPREHPESYHSFMWENFFKHIDIEPENAHLLNGNAEDLEKECQEYEQRIKEAGGIRLFIGGIGPDGHIAFNEPGSSLVSRTRVKTLAQETILANARFFGNDLKKVPTQALTVGVGTVMDADEVMILITGAHKAFALHKAIEEGVNHMWTVSAFQQHPHAIFLCDEDATMELRVRTVKYFKGLMQIHNKLVEEPDLIKVD encoded by the exons ATGAGGCTAGTTATTCATGATAACTATGACCAAGTCTCAGAATGGGCAGCAAAATATGTCAGAAAATGTATCATAAACTTCAAAGCCGGTCCTGAAAAGTATTTTACTTTGGGTCTTCCAACAG GTAGTACTCCACTAGGCATGTATAAAAAGCTGATAGAGTTCCATCGAGCTGGTAAACTATCATTCAAGTATGTGAAAACATTCAACATGGATGAGTATGTTg CTCTGCCCAGAGAGCATCCTGAAAGTTACCACTCTTTTATGTGGGAGAACTTTTTCAAGCACATCGACATTGAACCAGAAAATGCTCATCTGCTGAACGGAAATGCTGAAGACTTGGAGAAAGAGTGCCAAGAGTATGAACAAAGGATCAAAGAAGCGGGTGGAATAAGACTGTTTATTGGTG GGATTGGTCCAGATGGCCACATTGCTTTCAATGAACCAGGTTCTAGCTTAGTCTCTCGCACTAGAGTTAAAACTCTTGCTCAAGAAACCATTTTGGCCAACGCCCGTTTCTTTGGTAATGATCTGAAAAAGGTACCAACCCAAGCTTTAACTGTTGGAGTTGGAACGGTGATGGATGCTGATGAG gTCATGATTTTGATAACTGGAGCTCACAAAGCGTTTGCCCTGCACAAGGCGATTGAAGAAGGTGTTAACCACATGTGGACAGTCTCTGCCTTCCAGCAGCATCCACATGCCATTTTCCTCTGCGACGAGGATGCCACAATGGAACTGCGTGTGAGAACTGTGAAATACTTCAAAGGACTGATGCAGATTCACAATAAACTTGTGGAAGAACCAGATCTTATAAAAGTTGATTAG